In one Streptomyces sp. NBC_00597 genomic region, the following are encoded:
- a CDS encoding ATP/GTP-binding protein → MSPRHNRPRGGGNPADRPEAGSGSGSGSGSGGLDRFGLERTEEYQGEEWKVRHVAGASAVGKRYRCPGCDQEIPSGTPHLVAWPEYGGVDDRRHWHKACWNAKDRRTSRVQRSRNAPKY, encoded by the coding sequence GTGTCACCGCGCCACAACCGCCCCAGGGGCGGCGGGAATCCAGCCGACCGCCCGGAAGCCGGTTCGGGATCTGGTTCGGGGTCCGGTTCGGGAGGCCTGGACCGGTTCGGTCTGGAACGGACCGAGGAGTACCAGGGCGAGGAGTGGAAGGTCCGGCACGTCGCGGGCGCGAGCGCGGTGGGCAAGCGCTACCGCTGCCCGGGCTGTGACCAGGAGATCCCCTCGGGCACCCCGCACCTGGTGGCCTGGCCGGAGTACGGCGGCGTGGACGACCGCCGGCACTGGCACAAGGCCTGCTGGAACGCGAAGGACCGCCGCACCTCACGGGTGCAGCGGTCCAGGAACGCCCCCAAGTACTAG
- a CDS encoding ABC transporter permease has protein sequence MTGPTSTAEQPKGYTSPLPTPRPHLGHAVASEWTKMISVRSTVWTLGSMVLLVVGIGVLAVAETRTTDYQEVPLTAPALFGLLVGQISVMVLGVLTITSEYGTGMIRTTFTAAPDRARVLTAKYLVFATVAFLSVAGSVVVVGLSSAILRGGTASGRHGGGEWAHAMAGCFYVTMLGVLSLAVGAMLRHSAGAIAVMLGLVTLPPVIGGMLSMWETMAPLGSTILRYNAPVALMQLFGLPNADTGNVPGNPAHLLLILLVTGASVAGSYVVVGRRDV, from the coding sequence ATGACCGGCCCCACGAGCACCGCGGAGCAGCCGAAGGGCTACACCTCGCCCCTGCCGACGCCCCGCCCGCACCTCGGGCACGCCGTGGCCTCGGAGTGGACGAAGATGATCTCGGTGCGGTCCACCGTGTGGACGCTCGGCTCGATGGTGCTGCTCGTCGTCGGCATCGGGGTGCTGGCCGTCGCCGAGACCCGGACCACGGACTACCAGGAGGTGCCGCTCACGGCGCCCGCGTTGTTCGGGCTGCTGGTGGGGCAGATCTCCGTGATGGTGCTCGGCGTCCTGACGATCACCTCCGAGTACGGCACGGGCATGATCCGTACGACGTTCACCGCCGCCCCCGACCGGGCGCGGGTGCTGACCGCGAAGTACCTCGTCTTCGCCACCGTCGCCTTCCTGTCCGTCGCCGGCTCGGTGGTGGTGGTGGGGCTGTCCTCCGCGATCCTGCGGGGCGGCACGGCCTCCGGACGGCACGGCGGCGGCGAATGGGCCCACGCGATGGCCGGCTGCTTCTACGTCACCATGCTCGGGGTGCTCTCCCTCGCCGTCGGGGCGATGCTGCGGCACTCCGCCGGGGCGATCGCCGTGATGCTGGGCCTGGTCACGCTGCCGCCGGTGATAGGGGGGATGCTCAGCATGTGGGAGACCATGGCCCCGCTCGGCAGCACCATCCTGCGGTACAACGCCCCGGTCGCCCTCATGCAACTGTTCGGCCTGCCGAACGCCGACACCGGGAACGTGCCCGGCAACCCGGCCCATCTGCTGCTGATCCTGCTGGTGACGGGCGCCTCGGTGGCGGGCTCGTACGTGGTGGTCGGCCGCCGCGACGTCTGA
- a CDS encoding ABC transporter ATP-binding protein: MIEAVGLTKRYGAKTAVDQLSFQVRPGHVTGFLGPNGSGKSTTMRMILGLDRPTAGTVTINGMPFRQLPNAQRHVGALLDAKAVHGGRRARRHLLSLAQLSGIPEKRVDEVLAVVGLQDVAKQRTKGFSLGMGQRLGIAAALLGDPQVLLFDEPVNGLDPEGILWVRTLMRRLAAEGRTVFVSSHLMSEMALTADHLVVIGRGRLLADMGTQEFIAHNSAGFARVRAADNDHDGRDALGAALIGAGGRVLQEPDGALRVTGLELPRISDLAHGAGVRLWELSPHRASLEEAYMRMTQPSVEFGSTDDPRNELWEPEPLSLPAWEDELPAPQVPQNGFFAPPPPGAGGQPFLMPASPGELAGTAQNTPTDPRKDTR, from the coding sequence ATGATCGAGGCAGTCGGCCTGACCAAGCGCTACGGCGCCAAGACCGCCGTCGACCAGCTGTCCTTCCAGGTCAGGCCCGGTCACGTGACGGGATTCCTGGGGCCCAACGGCTCCGGGAAGTCCACCACCATGCGCATGATCCTCGGCCTGGACCGGCCCACGGCCGGCACCGTGACCATCAACGGCATGCCCTTCCGTCAGCTGCCCAACGCCCAGCGGCACGTCGGGGCCCTGCTCGACGCCAAGGCCGTGCACGGCGGCCGCCGGGCCCGCAGGCACCTGCTGTCCCTCGCCCAGCTCTCCGGCATCCCCGAGAAGCGGGTGGACGAGGTGCTGGCCGTCGTCGGCCTCCAGGACGTCGCCAAGCAGCGCACGAAGGGCTTCTCGCTCGGCATGGGCCAGCGGCTCGGCATCGCCGCCGCGCTCCTCGGCGACCCCCAGGTGCTCCTCTTCGACGAGCCGGTCAACGGGCTCGACCCCGAGGGCATCCTCTGGGTCCGCACCCTCATGCGCCGCCTCGCCGCCGAAGGCCGCACCGTGTTCGTCTCCTCACACCTGATGAGCGAGATGGCGCTGACCGCCGACCACCTCGTCGTGATCGGCCGCGGGCGGCTGCTGGCCGACATGGGCACCCAGGAATTCATCGCGCACAACTCGGCCGGATTCGCGCGGGTGCGCGCGGCCGACAATGATCACGATGGCCGGGATGCACTGGGTGCGGCCCTGATCGGGGCGGGCGGCCGGGTGCTCCAGGAGCCCGACGGCGCACTGCGCGTGACCGGCCTGGAGCTGCCCCGGATCTCCGACCTCGCGCACGGGGCCGGCGTACGGCTGTGGGAGCTGTCCCCGCACCGGGCCTCGTTGGAGGAGGCCTACATGCGGATGACCCAGCCGTCCGTGGAGTTCGGCTCCACCGACGACCCGCGCAACGAGCTGTGGGAGCCCGAGCCGCTGAGCCTGCCCGCCTGGGAGGACGAGCTCCCCGCGCCGCAGGTGCCGCAGAACGGATTCTTCGCTCCCCCTCCGCCCGGAGCGGGCGGGCAGCCCTTCCTGATGCCCGCCAGCCCCGGTGAGCTCGCCGGCACCGCCCAGAACACCCCGACGGACCCCCGCAAGGACACCCGATGA
- a CDS encoding ABC transporter permease subunit: MYSFPAVLRSEWTKIRTVASTIWTLVAALVVTVGVSAGLCAVFNATFNDMPKEQQVTFDPTLASFAGMTLGQLAMIVFGVLVVGTEYSSGMIRTSLAAVPRRASFLAGKLIVATGLALAVGLVTSFLSFFLGQAILGDRSIGIDAPNVLRAVIGAGLYMAMIALFSMGVATILRSSMLSLGILMPFFFLVSTILGAVSATRKVAQYFPDQAGSKIMQVVPGAMDSSEAPYSPWGGFGIMALWVLASVLGGYLVLKKRDA, translated from the coding sequence ATGTACTCCTTCCCCGCCGTCCTCCGGTCCGAGTGGACCAAGATCCGCACCGTCGCCTCCACCATCTGGACCCTGGTCGCCGCACTGGTGGTCACGGTCGGCGTCAGCGCCGGCCTGTGCGCGGTCTTCAACGCCACCTTCAACGACATGCCGAAGGAGCAGCAGGTCACCTTCGACCCGACCCTGGCCAGCTTCGCCGGCATGACCCTCGGCCAGCTCGCCATGATCGTCTTCGGTGTGCTGGTGGTCGGCACCGAGTACAGCTCGGGCATGATCCGCACCTCGCTGGCCGCCGTACCGCGCCGTGCGAGCTTCCTCGCCGGCAAGCTCATCGTGGCCACCGGTCTCGCGCTGGCCGTGGGCCTCGTCACCAGCTTCCTGTCCTTCTTCCTGGGACAGGCCATCCTGGGCGACCGCAGCATCGGCATCGACGCGCCGAACGTCCTGCGCGCCGTGATCGGCGCCGGCCTCTACATGGCCATGATCGCGCTGTTCTCGATGGGCGTGGCCACCATCCTGCGCAGCTCGATGCTGTCGCTCGGCATCCTGATGCCGTTCTTCTTCCTGGTCTCGACGATCCTCGGGGCGGTCAGCGCCACCCGGAAGGTCGCCCAGTACTTCCCGGACCAGGCGGGCTCCAAGATCATGCAGGTGGTTCCCGGTGCGATGGACAGCAGTGAAGCCCCCTACAGCCCGTGGGGCGGCTTCGGGATCATGGCGCTGTGGGTCCTGGCCTCGGTACTCGGGGGCTACCTGGTGCTGAAGAAGCGCGACGCCTGA
- a CDS encoding ATP-binding cassette domain-containing protein has product MIELEGLTKRFGAKTAVDHLSFQVRPGVVTGFLGPNGAGKSTTMRMMLDLDNPTSGTVRIDGKHYRDLPEPLKHIGALLDAKAMNGGRSAYNNLLCLAQSNRIPVSRVAEVLDLVGLTPVAKKKSKGFSLGMGQRLGIASALLGDPEILMFDEPVNGLDPEGILWIRNLMKGLASEGRTIFVSSHLMSEMALTADHLIVIGQGKLLADMSMADFIHKNSRSYVRLRSPQQERLKDVLHEAGIDAISVPATGALEIDGVAAEQLGELAAQHQIVLHELSPQRASLEEAFMRMTADSVEYHAHAPGAPGIPPGPGPADAPAWGAGYEATRKGGQ; this is encoded by the coding sequence ATGATCGAGCTTGAGGGCCTTACGAAACGATTCGGCGCGAAGACCGCCGTGGACCACCTCAGCTTCCAGGTCAGACCGGGGGTGGTGACCGGCTTCCTCGGCCCCAACGGGGCAGGGAAGTCCACGACCATGCGCATGATGCTCGACCTCGACAACCCGACCAGCGGTACGGTCCGGATCGACGGCAAGCACTACCGGGACCTGCCGGAACCGCTGAAGCACATCGGGGCGCTGCTGGACGCCAAAGCCATGAACGGCGGCCGCAGCGCGTACAACAACCTTCTCTGCCTCGCCCAGTCGAACCGGATCCCGGTGAGCCGGGTCGCGGAGGTATTGGATCTCGTCGGGCTGACGCCCGTGGCGAAGAAGAAGTCGAAAGGATTTTCGCTGGGCATGGGCCAGCGGCTGGGAATCGCCTCTGCGCTGCTGGGCGACCCGGAGATCCTCATGTTCGACGAGCCCGTCAATGGTCTGGACCCGGAGGGAATTCTCTGGATCAGGAATCTCATGAAGGGGCTGGCGTCGGAGGGGAGGACGATCTTCGTCTCGTCCCATCTGATGAGCGAAATGGCGCTGACCGCAGACCATTTGATCGTCATCGGCCAGGGAAAGCTGTTGGCCGATATGTCGATGGCTGATTTTATTCACAAGAACTCGCGCAGTTACGTCCGGCTGCGCTCGCCGCAGCAGGAGCGGCTCAAGGACGTCCTGCACGAGGCCGGGATCGACGCCATCAGCGTCCCCGCCACCGGCGCGCTGGAGATCGACGGGGTGGCCGCGGAACAGCTCGGCGAGCTGGCCGCCCAGCACCAGATCGTGCTGCACGAACTCAGCCCGCAACGGGCTTCACTGGAGGAAGCGTTCATGCGCATGACGGCGGACTCCGTCGAGTACCACGCCCACGCACCCGGCGCCCCGGGCATCCCCCCGGGCCCCGGCCCGGCCGACGCACCCGCGTGGGGCGCCGGTTACGAGGCGACGCGCAAGGGCGGGCAGTGA
- a CDS encoding cellulose-binding protein — protein sequence MSDTSSPFGFELVRRGYDRGQVDDRITKLVSDRDSALGRINSLEKRIEELHLETQNAQAQVSDAEPSYAGLGARVEKILRLAEEEAKDLREEARRAAEQHRELAESAAQQVRNDAESFAADRKSKAEDEGVRIVEKAKGDASTLRAEAQKDAASKREEADALFEETRAKAAQAAADFETNLAKRREQSERDLASRQAKAEKRLAEIEHRAEQLRLEAEKLRTDAERRARQTVETAQRQAEDIVADANAKADRIRSESERELAALTNRRDSINAQLTNVREMLATLTGAAVAAANPIVDDEPVTRGVPAQQSR from the coding sequence ATGAGCGACACTTCCTCCCCCTTCGGCTTCGAGCTCGTGCGGCGTGGTTACGACCGCGGTCAGGTGGACGACCGCATTACCAAGCTGGTCTCCGACCGCGACAGCGCCCTTGGACGTATCAACTCTCTGGAAAAGCGGATCGAGGAGCTGCACCTCGAAACGCAGAACGCCCAGGCCCAGGTGAGCGACGCCGAGCCGTCGTACGCCGGCCTCGGCGCCCGGGTCGAGAAGATCCTGCGCCTGGCCGAGGAGGAGGCGAAGGACCTGCGCGAGGAGGCCCGTCGCGCGGCCGAGCAGCACCGTGAGCTCGCCGAGTCGGCTGCCCAGCAGGTGCGCAACGACGCCGAGTCGTTCGCCGCCGACCGCAAGTCGAAGGCGGAGGACGAGGGCGTCCGCATCGTCGAGAAGGCCAAGGGCGACGCCTCCACCCTGCGCGCCGAGGCCCAGAAGGACGCCGCCTCCAAGCGCGAGGAGGCCGACGCCCTGTTCGAGGAGACGCGCGCCAAGGCCGCCCAGGCCGCCGCCGACTTCGAGACCAACCTGGCCAAGCGCCGCGAGCAGTCCGAGCGCGACCTGGCCTCGCGTCAGGCCAAGGCCGAGAAGCGCCTCGCGGAGATCGAGCACCGCGCCGAGCAGCTGCGCCTGGAGGCCGAGAAGCTGCGTACGGACGCCGAGCGCCGCGCCCGCCAGACCGTCGAGACCGCGCAGCGCCAGGCCGAGGACATCGTCGCCGACGCCAACGCGAAGGCGGACCGCATCCGCAGCGAGTCCGAGCGCGAGCTGGCGGCGCTCACCAACCGCCGCGACTCGATCAACGCCCAGCTCACCAACGTCCGCGAGATGCTGGCGACGCTGACCGGCGCGGCCGTCGCGGCGGCCAACCCGATCGTCGACGACGAGCCGGTCACCCGTGGCGTTCCCGCGCAGCAGAGCCGCTAG
- the scy gene encoding polarized growth protein Scy — protein sequence MRGYESQESHQAEADHLSRFEAEMERLKKERGKAVQHAEDLGYQVEVLRAKLHEVRRNLASRPAYDGADMGYQAEQLLRNAQIQADQMRSDAERELRDARAQTQRILQEHAEHQARLQAELHAEAVNRRQRLDQELNERRQTVEAHVNENVAWAEQLRARTESQARRLMDESRAEAEQALNAARGEAARVAEETRRRLAADAEAARTETEATLLRARKEAERLLTAASAQAQEATEHAERLRTSTTAEAEQTRQQTLDLGRVAEQRVQEADGALRTARSEAEKLLADAKESAARQLASAESVNEQRTRTAKEQVARLVGEATKEAEVLKAEAEQTLADARAGVERLRAEAAEQARAAAAEDTAAQLAKAARTAEDVLNKASEDARATTRAASEEAERIRREAESESERLRAQAAARADELKGAAKDDTEEYRARTVELQEEARRLRGEAEQLRAEAVAEGERIRGEARREAVQQIEEAARTAEELLGKAKSDADELRGGASAESERVRAEAVERATTLRKQAEETLERTRAEAERLRAEAEEQAESVRAEADAAARARREEIEQALAAKRAAADEELVRLHTEAESRLGTAEQTLRDARGAAENIRRETSEEADRLRAESAERIRSLQSQSEAEADQLRTDAAQDAGRVRAEAEQVAVRLRSEAESEAERVRSEAQETADRLRAEAKSAAERVAAEAAEALAAAQEEAARRRREAEETLASARTDADSERAQAREQSEELLAAARRRSEEAQAEASRLTEEAERRAAELVTAAETTAQQVRDSVAGLHEQAEEEITGLRSAAEHAAERTKTEAEEEASRVRADAHSERERATEDANRIRGEARAETDAAKALAERTVGDAIAEAEQLRGDTAEYAQRVRTEATDALASAERDAARTRADARDDANRIRGEAAESLKSSRAEGGRIVAEATAEAERITEETRAANAATVGEATAQAERLTAEAAEAADATRTEAAGTLDEARVEAGRLRTEAAEQADRLVTEAVSEAERLTEETRAANESAVGEATEKAERLTRQATDMLAAAERDATRILVDARNEGDRLVDETRAANEVTVGEAAEEAERLRREAAQALEDARAEGGRIIGEATAEADRVTVAANETLASAERESEQTLDEARAEAGRLRSEAAEQADRLITEAASEADKLTEQTRKDNERTVGEAQAEAERLRAEASEALASAQEHATRTRSEAERVKAEAATAAERTRTEAREESERLLDEAREEANKRRSEAAEQVDRLITETAAEADKLSADAQAQALAATTAAEEQADAMVDAARKEAARISSEATVEGNSLVEKARTDADELLVGARRDAAAIRERAEELRSRVEGEVEELHERARRESAEQMKSAGERVDKLVRAATEQSVEAEAKAKALVSDASSEASKVRIAAVRKAEALLKEAEQKKAEVTREADKALAEAKAEAERLVDEGRRELEVLVRRREDIQAEISRVQDVLEALESFEAPSGGKPAVGGQGAGGVKAGATAGSTRSGGKASEG from the coding sequence GTGCGGGGCTACGAAAGCCAGGAGAGCCATCAGGCTGAAGCCGACCATCTCTCGCGCTTCGAAGCCGAGATGGAGCGGCTGAAGAAGGAGCGCGGGAAGGCCGTCCAGCACGCCGAAGACCTCGGTTACCAGGTCGAGGTGCTGCGCGCCAAGCTCCACGAGGTACGCCGCAACCTGGCGTCCCGGCCCGCCTACGACGGCGCGGACATGGGCTACCAGGCGGAGCAGCTGCTCCGCAATGCCCAGATCCAGGCCGACCAGATGCGCTCGGACGCCGAGCGCGAACTGCGCGACGCCCGGGCACAGACCCAGCGCATCCTCCAGGAGCACGCCGAACACCAGGCGCGCCTCCAGGCCGAGCTGCACGCCGAGGCCGTCAACCGCCGCCAGCGGCTGGACCAGGAGCTCAACGAGCGCCGCCAGACCGTCGAGGCGCACGTCAACGAGAACGTCGCCTGGGCCGAGCAGCTGCGTGCCCGTACCGAGTCCCAGGCCCGCCGGCTCATGGACGAGTCCCGCGCCGAAGCCGAGCAGGCCCTGAACGCCGCCCGCGGCGAGGCCGCGCGCGTCGCCGAGGAGACCCGGCGCCGGCTGGCCGCCGATGCCGAGGCGGCCCGTACGGAGACCGAGGCGACCCTGCTGCGCGCCCGCAAGGAGGCCGAGCGGCTGCTGACCGCCGCCTCTGCGCAGGCCCAGGAGGCCACCGAGCACGCCGAGCGGCTGCGTACGAGCACCACCGCCGAAGCCGAGCAGACCCGGCAGCAGACCCTCGACCTCGGCCGGGTGGCCGAGCAGCGGGTCCAGGAGGCCGACGGCGCCCTGCGCACCGCGCGCTCCGAGGCCGAGAAGCTCCTCGCGGACGCCAAGGAGAGCGCCGCCCGGCAGCTCGCGTCGGCGGAGTCCGTCAACGAGCAGCGCACCCGCACCGCCAAGGAGCAGGTGGCCCGGCTGGTCGGCGAGGCCACGAAGGAGGCCGAGGTCCTCAAGGCCGAGGCCGAGCAGACCCTCGCCGACGCCCGCGCCGGCGTCGAGCGGCTGCGTGCGGAGGCTGCGGAGCAGGCCCGCGCGGCGGCGGCCGAGGACACGGCCGCGCAGCTGGCGAAGGCCGCCCGCACGGCGGAGGACGTACTGAACAAGGCCTCGGAGGACGCACGGGCCACCACCCGTGCCGCGTCCGAGGAGGCCGAGCGGATCCGGCGCGAGGCCGAGTCCGAGTCGGAGCGGCTGCGCGCCCAGGCGGCGGCCAGGGCCGATGAGCTCAAGGGCGCGGCGAAGGACGACACCGAGGAGTACCGGGCCCGGACCGTCGAGCTCCAGGAGGAGGCCCGGCGGCTGCGCGGTGAGGCCGAGCAGCTGCGCGCCGAGGCCGTCGCCGAGGGCGAGCGGATCCGCGGCGAGGCACGCCGCGAGGCGGTCCAGCAGATCGAGGAGGCGGCCCGGACCGCCGAGGAACTGCTCGGCAAGGCCAAGTCGGACGCGGACGAGCTGCGCGGCGGGGCGAGCGCCGAGAGCGAGCGGGTCCGCGCCGAAGCCGTCGAGCGGGCCACCACGCTGCGCAAGCAGGCCGAGGAGACGCTGGAGCGTACCCGCGCCGAGGCGGAGCGGCTGCGCGCCGAGGCCGAGGAGCAGGCGGAGTCCGTACGGGCCGAGGCCGACGCTGCGGCCCGTGCGCGGCGCGAGGAGATCGAGCAGGCCCTCGCGGCGAAGCGGGCGGCGGCGGACGAGGAGCTCGTCCGCCTGCACACGGAGGCCGAGAGCCGGCTGGGCACGGCCGAGCAGACGCTGCGCGATGCCCGCGGGGCGGCGGAGAACATCCGCCGGGAGACCAGCGAGGAGGCCGACCGGCTGCGTGCCGAGTCGGCGGAGCGGATCCGCAGCCTCCAGTCGCAGTCGGAGGCGGAGGCCGACCAGCTGCGCACGGACGCGGCGCAGGACGCCGGTCGGGTGCGTGCGGAGGCCGAGCAGGTCGCCGTACGGCTGCGCAGCGAGGCGGAGTCCGAGGCGGAGCGGGTGCGTTCCGAGGCGCAGGAGACCGCGGACCGGCTGCGCGCGGAGGCGAAGTCCGCCGCCGAGCGGGTCGCCGCGGAGGCCGCCGAGGCGCTGGCCGCCGCGCAGGAGGAGGCCGCCCGGCGCCGCCGGGAGGCCGAGGAGACCCTCGCGTCGGCCCGGACGGACGCGGACAGCGAGCGGGCCCAGGCCCGCGAGCAGAGCGAAGAACTGCTGGCCGCGGCCCGCAGGCGCTCCGAAGAGGCGCAGGCCGAGGCGTCCCGCCTGACCGAAGAGGCGGAGCGGCGCGCCGCGGAGCTGGTGACGGCCGCCGAGACCACCGCCCAGCAGGTACGGGACTCCGTGGCCGGTCTGCACGAGCAGGCCGAGGAGGAGATCACCGGGCTGCGCAGCGCCGCCGAACACGCGGCGGAGCGTACGAAGACGGAGGCCGAGGAGGAGGCTTCGCGGGTCCGCGCGGACGCCCACTCCGAGCGCGAGCGGGCCACCGAGGACGCCAACCGGATCCGCGGCGAGGCGCGGGCCGAGACGGACGCGGCGAAGGCGCTGGCGGAGCGCACGGTCGGCGACGCGATCGCCGAGGCCGAGCAGCTGCGCGGCGACACCGCCGAGTACGCGCAGCGGGTGCGTACGGAGGCGACGGACGCGCTGGCCTCGGCCGAGCGGGACGCGGCGCGCACCCGGGCCGACGCCCGTGACGACGCGAACCGGATCCGCGGCGAGGCGGCGGAGTCCCTGAAGTCCTCGCGCGCCGAGGGCGGCCGGATCGTCGCGGAGGCGACGGCGGAGGCCGAGCGGATCACCGAGGAGACCCGGGCGGCGAACGCGGCGACCGTCGGCGAGGCCACCGCGCAGGCGGAGCGGCTCACCGCCGAGGCGGCCGAGGCCGCGGACGCCACCCGTACCGAGGCGGCGGGCACGCTGGACGAGGCCCGCGTGGAGGCGGGCCGGCTGCGCACGGAGGCCGCGGAGCAGGCCGACCGGCTCGTCACCGAGGCCGTGTCCGAGGCGGAGCGGCTCACCGAGGAGACGCGCGCCGCGAACGAGAGCGCGGTCGGCGAGGCGACGGAGAAAGCCGAGCGGCTCACCCGGCAGGCCACCGACATGCTGGCGGCTGCGGAGCGGGACGCGACCCGCATCCTGGTCGACGCCCGCAACGAGGGCGACCGGCTGGTCGACGAGACGCGTGCGGCGAACGAGGTCACGGTCGGCGAGGCCGCGGAGGAAGCCGAGCGGCTGCGCCGGGAGGCGGCGCAGGCCCTGGAGGACGCCCGTGCCGAGGGCGGCCGGATCATCGGCGAGGCCACCGCGGAGGCGGACCGGGTCACGGTCGCGGCGAACGAGACGCTGGCCAGCGCGGAGCGGGAGTCGGAGCAGACGCTCGACGAGGCGCGCGCGGAGGCGGGCCGGCTGCGCAGCGAGGCCGCGGAGCAGGCGGACCGGCTCATCACGGAGGCGGCGTCCGAGGCGGACAAGCTCACCGAGCAGACCCGCAAGGACAACGAGCGCACGGTCGGCGAGGCCCAGGCCGAGGCCGAGCGGCTGCGCGCGGAGGCCTCGGAGGCCCTGGCGTCGGCGCAGGAGCACGCGACGCGCACCCGCTCGGAGGCCGAGCGGGTCAAGGCCGAGGCGGCGACCGCGGCGGAGCGCACCCGTACGGAGGCCCGCGAGGAGTCCGAGCGGCTGCTGGACGAGGCCCGCGAGGAGGCCAACAAGCGGCGCAGCGAGGCCGCGGAGCAGGTCGACCGGCTCATCACCGAGACCGCGGCGGAGGCGGACAAGCTCTCCGCCGACGCGCAGGCGCAGGCCCTGGCCGCCACGACGGCGGCCGAGGAGCAGGCCGACGCGATGGTCGACGCGGCCCGCAAGGAGGCGGCGCGCATCTCCTCGGAGGCGACCGTCGAGGGCAACTCCCTGGTGGAGAAGGCCCGTACGGACGCGGACGAGCTGCTGGTCGGCGCGCGCAGGGACGCCGCTGCCATAAGGGAGCGGGCGGAGGAGCTGCGCTCGCGCGTCGAGGGCGAGGTCGAGGAGCTGCACGAGCGGGCCCGCCGCGAGTCCGCCGAGCAGATGAAGTCGGCCGGCGAGCGCGTGGACAAGCTGGTGCGGGCGGCGACCGAGCAGAGCGTCGAGGCCGAGGCGAAGGCCAAGGCGCTGGTGTCGGACGCGAGCAGCGAGGCGAGCAAGGTCCGCATCGCGGCGGTGCGCAAGGCGGAGGCGCTGCTCAAGGAGGCCGAGCAGAAGAAGGCCGAGGTGACCCGGGAGGCCGACAAGGCCCTCGCGGAGGCGAAGGCGGAGGCCGAACGGCTGGTCGACGAGGGGCGGCGTGAGCTGGAGGTCCTGGTGCGCAGGCGCGAGGACATTCAGGCGGAGATCTCCCGTGTCCAGGACGTTCTTGAGGCGTTGGAATCATTCGAGGCGCCTTCGGGCGGAAAGCCGGCGGTCGGCGGTCAGGGCGCGGGGGGCGTGAAGGCGGGGGCTACAGCCGGTTCCACTCGTTCGGGTGGCAAGGCGTCGGAGGGCTAG
- the mce gene encoding methylmalonyl-CoA epimerase, which produces MLTRIDHIGIACFDLDKTVEFYRATYGFEVFHSEVNEEQGVREAMLKINETSDGGASYLQLLEPTREDSAVGKWLAKNGEGVHHIAFGTEDVQGDSEAIRSKGVRVLYDQPRTGSMGSSITFLHPKDCHGVLTELVTSNPDH; this is translated from the coding sequence ATGCTGACAAGAATCGACCACATCGGGATCGCCTGCTTCGACCTGGACAAGACCGTCGAGTTCTACCGTGCCACGTACGGCTTCGAGGTGTTCCACTCCGAGGTCAACGAGGAGCAGGGCGTCCGCGAGGCCATGCTCAAGATCAACGAGACCTCCGACGGCGGCGCCTCTTACCTCCAGCTCCTGGAACCCACCCGCGAGGACTCCGCAGTGGGCAAGTGGCTGGCCAAGAACGGCGAGGGCGTGCACCACATCGCCTTCGGCACGGAGGACGTCCAGGGCGACTCCGAGGCCATCCGCAGCAAGGGCGTGCGGGTCCTCTACGACCAGCCCCGCACGGGCTCGATGGGCTCTTCCATCACCTTCCTGCACCCCAAGGACTGCCACGGAGTCCTCACCGAACTGGTCACCTCCAACCCCGACCATTGA